A DNA window from Arachis duranensis cultivar V14167 chromosome 3, aradu.V14167.gnm2.J7QH, whole genome shotgun sequence contains the following coding sequences:
- the LOC127745440 gene encoding uncharacterized protein LOC127745440 isoform X2 has protein sequence MRSLPLLSLIIVAVAPSPELQLKAASTLALIHSPDGGFQNGGREEAIHVVKEQTLHHLSRLLKDFKVEVEPATLVLLGQQCKKFFWPLLSLHNEIGMDPLVIRVRAVPGLVAADNFALWSVLIQNLAKIGYEGKNVYMASYDWKLSFENTQVQLLFQE, from the exons ATGAGGAGTCTCCCCCTGTTGTCTCTGATCATTGTTGCTGTTGCTCCTTCTCCTGAGTTGCAGTTGAAGGCTGCATCCACATTGGCCTTGATCCACTCCCCTGATGGTGGCTTCCAG AACGGTGGCAGAGAAGAAGCTATCCATGTAGTGAAAGAACAAACACTGCATCACCTCTCTCGCCTCCTCAAGGATTTCAAG GTGGAAGTGGAACCTGCTACTCTTGTGCTATTAGGCCAACAATGCAAAAAGTTTTTTTG GCCTCTGCTATCGCTACATAATGAAATTGGAATGGATCCACTAGTCATTAGAGTAAGGGCAGTGCCTGGGCTTGTTGCTGCGGATAACTTTGCTCTTTGGTCAGTGTTAAttcaaaatttggcaaaaattgGATATGAAGGGAAGAACGTGTACATGGCTTCCTATGATTGGAAACTTTCTTTCGAAAATACTCAGGTTCAATTATTATTTCAAGAGTAA
- the LOC127745440 gene encoding uncharacterized protein LOC127745440 isoform X1 has translation MRSLPLLSLIIVAVAPSPELQLKAASTLALIHSPDGGFQNGGREEAIHVVKEQTLHHLSRLLKDFKVEVEPATLVLLGQQCKKFFWPLLSLHNEIGMDPLVIRVRAVPGLVAADNFALWSVLIQNLAKIGYEGKNVYMASYDWKLSFENTQVQKLMDASYLVRLVGDPILKAILTLEEIGD, from the exons ATGAGGAGTCTCCCCCTGTTGTCTCTGATCATTGTTGCTGTTGCTCCTTCTCCTGAGTTGCAGTTGAAGGCTGCATCCACATTGGCCTTGATCCACTCCCCTGATGGTGGCTTCCAG AACGGTGGCAGAGAAGAAGCTATCCATGTAGTGAAAGAACAAACACTGCATCACCTCTCTCGCCTCCTCAAGGATTTCAAG GTGGAAGTGGAACCTGCTACTCTTGTGCTATTAGGCCAACAATGCAAAAAGTTTTTTTG GCCTCTGCTATCGCTACATAATGAAATTGGAATGGATCCACTAGTCATTAGAGTAAGGGCAGTGCCTGGGCTTGTTGCTGCGGATAACTTTGCTCTTTGGTCAGTGTTAAttcaaaatttggcaaaaattgGATATGAAGGGAAGAACGTGTACATGGCTTCCTATGATTGGAAACTTTCTTTCGAAAATACTCAG GTACAAAAATTGATGGACGCTAGCTATCTAGTTAGACTTGTTGGAGACCCAATACTGAAGGCAATCCTGACTCTTGAG
- the LOC107481588 gene encoding berberine bridge enzyme-like 26 isoform X2, protein MKAEEVWILLPISDWSNAEYGLVFGFTTWGSASHEDFLQCFQSGLGVNTNTSSGIVFTKTSSSYEPILDASIRNSRFLATSVPKPNFIVTPHNLFHIQLALRCSKHSNLQVRVRSGGHDYEGLSYVSNVPFIIIDLFNLRSITINMEDETAWVQSGATLGELYYAIANRSKVHGFPAGSCATIGIGGHLSGGGFGTIFRKYGLAADNVIDAQIINVNGTILNRRAMGEDLFWAIRGGGGSSFGVITAWKIKLVQVPSTVTIFEVSRNLDDGGSEIFTKWQTVAPKLPAELFLHAVLGVSNSASRLGNKTVVFSFTGMYLGTAENLLPLMQESFAEFGLQRSNFTEMSWIQSVLYFAGFSVDQSLEVLLNRNITSSSFKTKSDYVTEPISSTGLEGLWKMLVLEESQFMILTPYGRIMSEIPESATPFSHRKGMLY, encoded by the exons ATGAAGGCTGAAGAAGTTTGGATTTTACTGCCAATAAGTGATTGGTCAAATGCAGAGTATGGCTTGGTATTCGGTTTCACAACTTGGG GTTCGGCTAGCCATGAAGATTTCCTTCAATGTTTTCAGTCCGGTCTAGGAGTTAACACCAACACAAGTTCAGGAATAGTCTTCACCAAAACCAGTTCTTCTTATGAACCTATCTTGGATGCTTCTATAAGAAACTCAAGATTCTTGGCCACTTCAGTCCCAAAACCAAATTTCATTGTCACTCCACACAACCTTTTCCACATCCAACTAGCACTGCGATGTTCCAAACACAGCAACCTCCAAGTCAGAGTTCGAAGCGGTGGCCATGACTATGAAGGCCTCTCTTATGTCTCTAATGTTCCATTCATCATCATTGACCTTTTCAACCTCAGGTCCATAACCATTAACATGGAAGACGAAACAGCGTGGGTTCAATCAGGTGCTACTCTGGGAGAACTCTACTACGCAATTGCGAATAGAAGCAAGGTCCATGGCTTCCCTGCTGGGAGTTGCGCTACAATTGGCATTGGAGGACACTTGAGTGGAGGTGGATTTGGCACCATCTTCAGGAAATATGGCCTAGCAGCTGACAATGTGATCGATGCGCAGATAATCAATGTTAATGGGACGATACTGAACAGAAGAGCAATGGGGGAAGATCTGTTTTGGGCCATAAGAGGTGGAGGAGGTTCAAGCTTTGGTGTTATCACAGCATGGAAGATCAAGCTTGTCCAAGTTCCATCAACAGTTACCATCTTTGAGGTTTCAAGGAATCTTGATGATGGTGGTTCTGAGATTTTCACCAAGTGGCAAACCGTTGCTCCAAAGCTTCCTGCAGAACTCTTTCTTCATGCAGTTCTTGGAGTTTCCAATTCAGCTTCTCGACTTGGTAATAAAACTGTGGTGTTTTCTTTCACGGGAATGTACCTTGGAACCGCAGAGAACCTCCTCCCTTTGATGCAGGAAAGTTTTGCAGAATTCGGATTGCAACGAAGCAACTTCACTGAGATGAGTTGGATTCAATCTGTTCTTTACTTTGCAGGTTTTTCAGTGGACCAGTCATTGGAGGTCTTGCTCAACAGGAACATAACATCATCAAGTTTCAAAACAAAATCTGATTATGTAACAGAACCGATTTCATCTACTGGTTTAGAAGGGTTATGGAAGATGCTGGTTTTGGAGGAGTCACAATTCATGATCCTGACACCATATGGTAGAATAATGAGTGAGATTCCAGAATCAGCAACTCCATTTTCTCACAGAAAGGGTATGTTATATTGA